Proteins encoded in a region of the Flavobacterium sp. PMTSA4 genome:
- a CDS encoding DUF420 domain-containing protein, whose amino-acid sequence MSNNAIEQKFNKLIIVVSIAIPLVVAILFSIKLKDFGIQVEPLSFLPPIYAGINALTAILLLVGVDAIVHGKKERHQKIMTTAIACSVLFLVMYVAYHLTADSTKYGDLDHDGILDATEKAKVGMWRFFYYFILISHILLSIVIIPMVLFTYVRALAERFDKHKKLAKITFPIWLYVAVTGVIVYLMISPYYA is encoded by the coding sequence ATGAGTAATAACGCCATAGAACAAAAGTTCAACAAACTAATAATTGTTGTATCTATTGCCATTCCATTAGTGGTAGCAATTTTGTTTAGTATAAAATTAAAAGATTTCGGAATTCAAGTCGAACCACTTTCTTTTCTTCCTCCAATTTACGCAGGAATAAATGCACTAACAGCAATTTTACTCCTAGTAGGAGTCGATGCAATTGTTCACGGAAAAAAAGAAAGACACCAAAAAATAATGACAACAGCAATCGCGTGTTCAGTATTATTTTTAGTAATGTATGTTGCCTATCATTTAACCGCCGATTCTACAAAATATGGCGATTTAGACCACGACGGAATTCTAGACGCTACCGAAAAAGCTAAAGTTGGCATGTGGCGCTTTTTCTATTACTTTATATTAATAAGTCACATTCTTTTATCAATCGTTATCATCCCAATGGTATTATTTACCTATGTTCGTGCCTTAGCAGAACGATTTGATAAACACAAAAAATTAGCCAAAATCACTTTCCCAATCTGGTTATATGTAGCCGTTACAGGAGTTATTGTCTACTTAATGATTTCGCCATATTATGCATAA
- a CDS encoding DUF4403 family protein, whose amino-acid sequence MSFIRTFFSVVIASILISSCGTTNKIEALKPMPSDDSPMVYKSSTSFVSMPLEISLKEIEKQLNKKMSGLIYEDNDMKDDKQALKIWKTADIKITEKNGKIQTVLPLKVWAKFRYGTDFMGLNDTKEVNLNGTITLLSDTRMSNFKLTTNSKIEDYVWSESPTIVVAGKNVPITYIINPMMSLSKSKISKMIDDAINDLPDFKPMVLDVLEKMSTPFVTSDLYQTWFRLEPIEVYVTDANLDKTKVAMDLGLKCNMLTMVGQEPKNIFDRKAIAFKPVTKVPDKITANIAAISTYESASRIISKNFRGQEFVSGKRKIVVNEVNLWQKDGKIIIQLLMSGSLNGTIYLAGIPKYNPETHEIYFENMDYVLQTKGLLTKTANWLLQGMILRKIQESCRYSIKPNLEEGKKSMLPYLNNYSPMKGVFVNGTMNDFEFDRVEITNKAIIAFLKTTGKMKVKIDGMD is encoded by the coding sequence ATGTCATTTATTAGAACATTTTTCTCTGTTGTTATTGCTTCAATATTGATTTCTAGTTGTGGAACTACCAATAAAATTGAAGCTTTAAAGCCAATGCCTTCGGATGATTCGCCAATGGTTTATAAATCTTCAACTTCTTTTGTTAGTATGCCTTTGGAAATTTCTTTGAAAGAGATTGAAAAACAATTGAACAAAAAAATGTCTGGATTGATTTATGAAGATAATGATATGAAAGATGATAAGCAGGCATTGAAAATCTGGAAAACTGCTGATATAAAAATCACGGAAAAAAACGGAAAGATTCAAACGGTTTTACCTCTGAAAGTTTGGGCTAAATTTAGATACGGAACTGATTTTATGGGGTTGAATGACACCAAAGAAGTGAATTTAAATGGAACTATCACGCTATTGAGTGATACAAGAATGAGTAACTTTAAATTGACTACTAATTCTAAAATTGAAGACTATGTTTGGAGTGAAAGTCCAACGATAGTTGTTGCGGGAAAAAATGTTCCGATAACGTATATTATAAATCCGATGATGTCGTTATCGAAATCGAAGATTTCTAAAATGATTGATGATGCAATTAATGATTTACCAGATTTTAAACCAATGGTTTTGGATGTTTTAGAAAAAATGAGTACTCCTTTTGTTACTAGTGATTTGTATCAAACATGGTTCAGGCTGGAACCAATTGAGGTTTATGTTACCGATGCTAATTTGGATAAAACTAAAGTTGCTATGGACTTGGGTTTGAAGTGTAACATGCTGACAATGGTTGGTCAAGAGCCAAAAAATATTTTTGATAGAAAAGCTATTGCTTTCAAACCTGTCACTAAAGTTCCTGATAAGATTACCGCAAATATTGCGGCTATTTCTACCTATGAAAGTGCTTCAAGAATTATTAGCAAAAACTTTAGAGGACAAGAATTTGTTTCTGGAAAAAGAAAAATAGTGGTAAATGAGGTGAATCTTTGGCAAAAAGACGGGAAGATTATTATTCAGTTATTGATGAGCGGAAGTTTGAATGGAACGATTTATTTGGCTGGAATTCCTAAATATAATCCTGAAACACATGAGATTTATTTTGAAAATATGGATTATGTTTTGCAAACAAAAGGTTTATTGACTAAAACCGCCAACTGGCTTTTGCAAGGCATGATTTTGAGAAAAATTCAGGAGAGTTGTCGATATTCTATAAAACCAAATCTTGAGGAAGGAAAGAAAAGTATGTTGCCTTATTTGAATAATTATTCGCCAATGAAAGGTGTTTTTGTTAATGGTACGATGAATGATTTTGAATTTGATAGAGTAGAAATTACCAATAAAGCCATCATTGCTTTTTTGAAGACTACGGGTAAAATGAAGGTGAAAATTGATGGTATGGATTAG
- a CDS encoding cytochrome c oxidase subunit 3: protein MGATVTTANTAENTWGGGNEPMGASYGKLMMWFFIVSDALTFSGFLAAYGFSRFKFIDNWPIADEVFTHFPFMHGVDAPMYYVALMTFILIFSSVTMVLAVDAGHQMKQKKVAFYMLLTIIGGLIFVGSQAWEWKNFISGEFGAVETKGGSIIQFVNKEGERVKLEDFAVVLPEEREQLSRSKGKWFMSEASLPTYSVAEVQAGFKAHPEILVRTEKIYRDTKEDQANKDLQPGLNHNKKREILTREASQKLVDNSHLVVEGANLTRNEYGSKLFADFFFFITGFHGFHVFSGVIINIIIFFNVLLGTYEKRRTYEMVEKVGLYWHFVDLVWVFVFTFFYLV, encoded by the coding sequence ATGGGAGCGACAGTTACTACTGCAAATACAGCTGAAAACACTTGGGGTGGAGGAAACGAGCCAATGGGTGCAAGCTATGGTAAATTAATGATGTGGTTTTTCATCGTATCAGATGCTTTAACATTCTCAGGATTCCTTGCTGCTTACGGTTTTTCACGATTTAAATTTATTGATAATTGGCCAATCGCCGATGAAGTGTTTACCCACTTTCCGTTCATGCATGGTGTAGATGCACCAATGTACTACGTGGCATTAATGACATTTATTCTTATTTTCTCTTCGGTAACAATGGTTTTAGCCGTTGATGCAGGACACCAAATGAAGCAAAAAAAGGTAGCTTTTTACATGCTTTTAACCATTATTGGAGGTTTAATTTTCGTTGGTTCTCAAGCATGGGAATGGAAAAACTTCATCAGTGGTGAATTTGGAGCTGTTGAAACAAAAGGTGGTAGCATCATTCAATTCGTAAACAAAGAAGGCGAAAGAGTAAAACTTGAAGATTTTGCAGTTGTTTTACCTGAAGAAAGAGAACAGTTATCAAGAAGTAAAGGAAAATGGTTCATGAGTGAAGCTTCTTTGCCAACCTATTCGGTTGCAGAAGTACAAGCAGGTTTCAAAGCGCATCCAGAAATATTAGTTAGAACTGAAAAAATTTATAGAGATACTAAAGAAGATCAAGCAAACAAAGATTTGCAACCTGGTCTGAATCATAACAAGAAAAGAGAAATCTTAACCAGAGAAGCATCTCAAAAATTAGTAGACAACAGTCATTTAGTTGTTGAAGGTGCAAACTTAACTAGAAACGAATATGGAAGTAAATTATTTGCAGATTTCTTCTTCTTCATTACTGGTTTCCACGGTTTCCACGTATTTTCAGGAGTAATCATCAACATCATTATTTTCTTCAATGTTCTTTTAGGAACTTATGAAAAAAGAAGAACTTACGAAATGGTTGAAAAAGTTGGACTTTATTGGCACTTTGTCGATTTAGTTTGGGTATTCGTATTTACATTCTTCTATTTAGTTTAA
- a CDS encoding cytochrome C oxidase subunit IV family protein, whose translation MSHDTHAHESNTKKIWYVFGILSVVTIVEVYLGIIRPEFLVMKDFISMNLLNWVFIILTLYKAYKITWVFMHMEGETASLRWAVVGTVIFLVLYLLFILLAEATYIHDIFRDSTIKWNF comes from the coding sequence ATGTCACACGATACACACGCACACGAATCAAATACCAAAAAAATCTGGTACGTATTTGGAATTCTTTCTGTTGTAACTATAGTTGAGGTTTATCTAGGGATTATCAGACCTGAATTTTTAGTAATGAAAGATTTCATTAGTATGAATTTATTAAACTGGGTTTTCATCATACTAACGCTTTATAAAGCTTATAAAATTACATGGGTTTTCATGCACATGGAAGGCGAAACAGCTAGTTTACGTTGGGCTGTTGTTGGAACAGTAATTTTCCTTGTATTGTATTTATTATTTATACTTTTAGCGGAAGCAACTTACATTCATGACATCTTTAGAGATTCAACAATAAAATGGAATTTTTAA
- a CDS encoding TolC family protein, which translates to MKIITSKILFFFSFLFVSISINAQQKKWTLEECIAYALENNISIQQSELDLKVSDVEKLEAIGNFLPGLSGTANYGINTGANINPTTNQFENQSFRSASANINSGINIFNGLVNWKTLQRTKLNKIANEYRLGKMKDDIMLSIANSYLQILFNKEQIKVLENQNKVTKENIQRTKQLIDAGTLPAGDIYELQATDASQEQQIVNAQNTLLISKLGLAQTLLLKDYANFDIAVDDMDVPQTEILFQSPEAIAQKAKDVVKDIKIASSNYEVAKKDVTIARSGYMPTLSGFVGYNTRWSQSIPIGFVDQLSIFDGTNVGLQLNVPILNGFSTRGRVQRSKINEQRSKLLLDQAELDLERTVFQAYNDVLNAQKSYEAALKTAEARKLAQNFSKERFDVGLLNSFDYSQAMLTYENAQSEVLRTKYDYIFRIKLLEFYFGIPIIK; encoded by the coding sequence ATGAAAATCATCACAAGTAAAATTTTATTCTTTTTCTCGTTTCTTTTCGTTAGCATTTCCATCAATGCACAACAAAAAAAATGGACACTTGAAGAATGTATTGCTTATGCTTTAGAAAATAATATTTCTATTCAACAATCAGAATTAGATTTAAAAGTTTCAGATGTTGAAAAGCTAGAAGCCATCGGTAATTTTCTACCAGGTCTTTCAGGAACTGCAAATTATGGAATTAATACCGGAGCAAACATTAACCCAACTACAAACCAGTTTGAAAACCAATCCTTTCGTTCTGCTTCAGCAAACATCAATTCTGGGATCAATATTTTTAATGGATTAGTAAACTGGAAAACGCTTCAAAGAACAAAACTTAATAAAATAGCTAATGAATATCGTTTAGGGAAAATGAAAGACGATATCATGCTTAGCATTGCAAATTCTTATTTGCAAATTTTATTCAATAAAGAGCAAATAAAAGTATTAGAAAATCAAAATAAAGTTACCAAAGAAAACATCCAAAGAACAAAACAATTAATTGATGCAGGAACACTTCCAGCTGGAGATATTTATGAACTTCAAGCTACTGATGCTTCACAAGAGCAACAAATTGTAAATGCTCAAAATACTTTGTTGATATCAAAATTGGGTTTAGCACAAACACTTTTATTAAAAGACTATGCTAATTTTGATATAGCTGTTGATGATATGGATGTGCCACAGACAGAAATATTATTTCAATCACCTGAAGCAATTGCTCAAAAAGCAAAAGATGTTGTAAAGGATATCAAAATTGCATCTTCTAACTATGAAGTCGCTAAAAAAGATGTAACTATTGCTAGATCTGGATACATGCCTACACTTTCTGGATTTGTAGGTTATAATACACGTTGGTCACAGAGTATTCCAATAGGTTTTGTTGACCAGTTATCTATTTTTGATGGAACTAATGTTGGGTTGCAACTTAATGTGCCAATTTTAAATGGTTTTTCAACTCGAGGAAGAGTTCAACGTAGTAAAATAAATGAACAACGTTCTAAACTATTATTAGACCAAGCAGAATTAGATTTAGAGCGAACCGTTTTTCAAGCCTATAACGATGTTTTAAATGCTCAAAAAAGCTATGAAGCAGCGTTAAAAACTGCAGAAGCAAGAAAGTTGGCTCAAAATTTTTCAAAGGAACGTTTTGATGTTGGACTTTTAAATTCATTCGATTACAGTCAAGCTATGTTAACCTATGAAAATGCACAATCAGAAGTATTAAGAACAAAATACGATTATATTTTTAGAATAAAATTATTAGAGTTTTATTTCGGAATCCCAATCATTAAATAA
- the tsaB gene encoding tRNA (adenosine(37)-N6)-threonylcarbamoyltransferase complex dimerization subunit type 1 TsaB, giving the protein MSLILNIETATKNCSVSLAKDGITILAKEIAEQGYSHAEKLHVFIEEVLKETNTNFQELKAVAVSKGPGSYTGLRIGVSAAKGICYALNIPLISVDTLQVLARKVNIEEGIIIPMLDARRMEVYSAVFDKNHTRMMEVQAEVLSSESYSEIEEKAYFIGDCQEKCKTVLTKDNFHFLENIIFPSANEMSILSFQKFNNQEFEDVAYFEPFYLKEFMLNAKK; this is encoded by the coding sequence ATGTCTTTAATACTCAATATCGAAACCGCAACAAAGAATTGCTCTGTATCATTAGCAAAAGATGGAATCACCATTTTAGCTAAAGAAATAGCTGAACAAGGTTATTCGCATGCTGAGAAATTACATGTTTTTATTGAAGAAGTTTTAAAAGAAACCAATACTAATTTTCAAGAGTTAAAAGCAGTTGCTGTGAGCAAAGGCCCAGGTTCTTATACCGGTTTGCGTATTGGAGTTTCTGCAGCAAAAGGAATATGTTATGCATTAAATATCCCTTTAATTTCTGTTGATACGTTGCAAGTTTTAGCTCGAAAAGTAAATATAGAAGAAGGAATTATCATTCCAATGCTTGATGCCAGAAGGATGGAAGTTTATAGCGCAGTTTTCGATAAAAATCACACTAGAATGATGGAAGTTCAAGCTGAAGTTTTATCGTCTGAAAGTTATTCTGAAATTGAAGAAAAGGCATATTTCATCGGTGATTGTCAAGAGAAATGTAAAACGGTTCTAACCAAAGATAATTTTCATTTTTTAGAAAATATTATTTTCCCTTCAGCAAATGAAATGAGTATTTTAAGTTTTCAGAAATTTAATAATCAGGAATTTGAAGATGTTGCTTATTTTGAGCCTTTTTATTTGAAGGAATTTATGCTGAATGCGAAAAAGTAG
- a CDS encoding fasciclin domain-containing protein yields the protein MKNKNFNLINSVKALFLAAFITFNFASCSNDETTSNDTTASKLTIKETLDAFNRAPAPGNTSIAGVAVGAGFNELVSALVYVDTELNTQLVNLFANGTDQYTVFAPTDQAFQNLYAALNVTSITELPAPLVRDVLLYHVTDGRRAANSVVPKNGMRTITTLLSSQFYVLPNGSINAIGNTANITTANISASNGIIHVIDAVLLPIN from the coding sequence ATGAAAAACAAAAACTTCAATCTGATTAATTCTGTAAAAGCGCTGTTTCTTGCTGCTTTTATCACGTTCAATTTTGCATCATGTTCAAATGATGAAACAACATCAAACGACACAACTGCATCAAAATTAACTATCAAAGAAACTCTAGATGCATTTAATCGTGCTCCTGCTCCAGGAAACACTTCAATTGCAGGTGTAGCGGTAGGTGCAGGTTTCAATGAACTAGTATCTGCTTTAGTGTATGTTGACACCGAATTAAACACTCAACTAGTCAATCTTTTCGCTAATGGAACAGATCAATACACTGTATTTGCTCCAACAGACCAAGCTTTCCAGAACTTGTATGCTGCTTTAAATGTTACAAGTATTACTGAACTTCCAGCGCCATTGGTACGTGATGTTTTATTATACCATGTAACTGACGGAAGACGTGCAGCTAACAGCGTAGTGCCAAAAAATGGAATGCGTACAATCACTACACTTCTTTCAAGTCAATTTTACGTATTGCCTAATGGTTCTATAAATGCTATTGGTAATACTGCAAATATTACAACAGCTAATATTTCTGCTTCAAACGGAATCATACATGTGATAGATGCAGTTTTACTGCCTATTAACTAA
- a CDS encoding SCO family protein has product MKSKSYIGISLVILVFGIIFIPKIIDRVKNGTVVQGDRIDAVSNHKNQNIETGLVTIGPEPSFSLTNQNDKTVTNKDYNGKVHVVEFFFSTCPTICPIMNKNMMVIEKEFPGNPNFGIASITINPENDTPKVLKEHAEALGVTSSNWNFLTGNQDYILNLATKGFNLYAGQNSNVNGGFEHSGYFALVDKKGNIRSRKDANGNPIIYYNGLENDDIKAIIKDIKILLNE; this is encoded by the coding sequence ATGAAAAGCAAATCATACATAGGAATTTCATTGGTCATTTTAGTTTTTGGGATTATTTTCATTCCCAAAATTATCGACCGTGTAAAAAACGGAACCGTTGTTCAAGGCGATAGGATAGATGCCGTTTCCAATCATAAAAATCAAAATATCGAAACTGGTTTAGTAACAATCGGTCCAGAACCATCATTTTCATTAACCAATCAAAATGATAAAACTGTTACTAACAAAGATTATAACGGCAAAGTACATGTAGTTGAATTTTTCTTTTCAACCTGTCCAACCATTTGCCCAATCATGAATAAAAACATGATGGTTATTGAAAAAGAATTTCCAGGCAATCCAAACTTTGGAATTGCATCCATTACTATCAATCCTGAGAATGACACACCAAAAGTTCTAAAAGAACATGCCGAAGCTTTAGGTGTAACATCTTCAAACTGGAATTTCTTAACCGGAAATCAAGACTACATTCTTAACTTAGCCACAAAAGGATTCAACCTTTATGCAGGTCAAAACAGCAATGTAAATGGCGGTTTTGAACATTCAGGATATTTCGCTTTGGTTGATAAAAAAGGAAACATCAGAAGCCGAAAAGACGCCAACGGAAATCCAATAATCTATTACAACGGATTAGAAAACGATGACATCAAGGCAATCATAAAAGACATTAAAATTTTATTAAATGAGTAA
- a CDS encoding cytochrome c oxidase subunit 3: MTMTAEEHKARTARSYKLLLMFAMLSMTMMFAGLTSAFVVSKSRGDWLQNFEMPKAFFVSTVIILLCSVTFHLAKLAIKKDNRSATTNYLLATFILGILFVYFQFRGFGEVVNQGYFFTGPESNITTTFLYVVTVVHLAHLFGGIISLLIIIYNHFKQKYNSSQTLGIELGAMYWHFLDFLWIYLFLFLYFFK; this comes from the coding sequence ATGACAATGACTGCCGAAGAACATAAAGCACGCACCGCAAGATCATATAAACTCTTGCTGATGTTTGCTATGTTAAGTATGACCATGATGTTTGCAGGATTAACAAGTGCCTTTGTTGTTAGTAAATCTCGTGGCGATTGGTTGCAAAACTTCGAAATGCCAAAAGCATTTTTCGTAAGTACAGTAATTATTTTGCTATGCAGTGTTACATTTCATTTAGCAAAACTGGCAATAAAGAAAGACAATCGCAGTGCTACAACAAATTACTTGTTAGCTACATTTATATTAGGAATTCTGTTTGTTTATTTTCAATTCAGAGGCTTCGGAGAAGTAGTAAATCAAGGTTATTTTTTCACTGGTCCAGAGAGTAACATCACAACAACTTTTCTTTATGTAGTAACGGTTGTTCACCTTGCACATTTATTTGGCGGAATTATTTCACTTTTAATCATAATTTATAATCATTTTAAACAAAAATACAATTCAAGTCAAACCCTTGGAATTGAACTAGGTGCAATGTATTGGCACTTTCTAGATTTCTTGTGGATTTATTTGTTTTTATTTTTATATTTCTTTAAATAA
- a CDS encoding efflux RND transporter periplasmic adaptor subunit, with amino-acid sequence MSKKKIYWIVGTVIVLLGVLALLKKNGVIGSNDDAVEVESATVNEITIIETVSATGKIQPETEVKISSEVSGEIIALPIKEGQVVKKGDLLVKINPDLYVSGYNRTVSNLSGTKASLSQADASFKEAKASYDRSQALYNKGIISKSDWDKAVAAFEVAKATKESAYFNVQSANATVKEAKDNLGRTTIYSPADGTISSLGVELGERVLGTQQMTGTELLRVADLNNMEVEVDVNENDIVKVSIGDSTKIQVDAYLKKEFKGIVTSISNSASSTTTADQVTNFKVKIRILKESYQDLLEGKPATYSPFRPGMTATVDIITKRKEKVLGVPISSVVVKSDTTATKKYEVKDESENNKIKSKSDQKFECVFVKNADKAQIRVIKTGIQDDTNIEVVSGLQKGDVVITGPYTTVTKDLNSGDKVKAKKDSPQTGKDKK; translated from the coding sequence ATGTCAAAGAAAAAAATATATTGGATAGTTGGAACAGTTATAGTTTTATTAGGTGTTTTAGCTTTATTAAAAAAAAACGGAGTAATAGGTTCTAATGACGATGCTGTTGAGGTAGAATCGGCAACAGTTAATGAAATAACCATAATTGAAACCGTTTCAGCTACTGGAAAAATCCAACCAGAAACCGAAGTAAAAATTTCTTCAGAAGTTTCGGGAGAAATTATTGCGTTACCAATTAAAGAAGGACAAGTAGTTAAAAAAGGAGATTTATTGGTAAAAATAAATCCAGATTTATATGTTTCAGGTTATAACAGAACGGTTTCTAATCTTTCGGGAACCAAAGCGAGTTTGAGTCAAGCGGATGCATCTTTTAAAGAAGCTAAAGCGAGTTATGATAGAAGTCAAGCACTTTATAACAAGGGAATTATTTCAAAATCAGATTGGGATAAAGCAGTTGCTGCATTTGAAGTTGCAAAAGCAACCAAAGAATCAGCTTATTTTAATGTTCAAAGTGCCAATGCAACGGTTAAAGAAGCCAAAGATAACTTGGGCAGAACAACAATTTATTCACCAGCAGATGGAACCATTTCATCTCTAGGGGTAGAACTTGGAGAAAGAGTTTTAGGAACACAGCAAATGACAGGAACTGAACTTTTGCGTGTAGCCGATTTAAATAATATGGAAGTAGAAGTTGATGTAAACGAAAATGATATTGTAAAAGTATCTATTGGCGATAGCACAAAAATTCAAGTTGATGCTTATTTGAAAAAAGAATTTAAAGGAATTGTAACCAGTATTTCAAATTCTGCAAGTTCTACAACAACTGCTGACCAAGTAACAAATTTTAAAGTTAAAATCAGAATTCTTAAAGAATCATACCAAGACTTACTAGAAGGAAAACCTGCAACTTATTCACCTTTCAGACCAGGAATGACAGCAACTGTTGATATTATCACGAAACGCAAAGAAAAAGTTTTGGGTGTGCCAATTAGTTCTGTTGTTGTAAAATCGGATACTACTGCTACTAAAAAATATGAAGTAAAAGACGAATCTGAAAACAATAAAATTAAATCTAAAAGCGATCAAAAATTTGAATGTGTCTTTGTTAAAAATGCTGATAAAGCTCAAATTAGAGTGATTAAAACTGGAATTCAAGACGATACTAACATTGAAGTTGTATCAGGATTACAAAAAGGCGATGTTGTAATTACTGGTCCATATACTACAGTAACTAAGGACTTGAATTCAGGTGATAAAGTAAAGGCAAAAAAAGATTCTCCACAGACAGGAAAAGATAAAAAATAA
- the cyoE gene encoding heme o synthase yields the protein MNSTLNVTSKPFTIKSVATDFKEITKAGLAISVVFSSIAGYLLGVYSFQDLNWLHLLMLAVGGYCMVGASNAYNQVIEKDLDALMDRTKNRPVASGRMSPNRALFVASILTIIGLVLLYLINPKSAMFGAISIFLYTSVYTPLKTYTPLSVFVGAFPGAIPFMLGWVAATNDFGIEAGTLFLIQFFWQFPHFWAIGWFLYEDYEKAGFFMLPTGKKDTSTALQTLLYSVWLLVASLLPALGYTGRLFISPIAAILVAAIGLWMIYYAARLYKLRTAKAAKQLMLVSVSYITLLQLIYIFDKFLR from the coding sequence ATGAATTCAACATTGAACGTCACTTCAAAACCTTTTACAATCAAGTCGGTTGCTACAGATTTCAAAGAAATCACAAAAGCAGGTTTGGCAATCAGTGTTGTCTTTTCTTCCATTGCAGGATATCTATTAGGAGTTTATAGTTTTCAAGACCTGAATTGGTTGCATTTATTAATGCTTGCCGTTGGTGGTTATTGTATGGTTGGAGCATCAAATGCCTACAATCAAGTAATCGAAAAAGACCTCGACGCCTTGATGGACAGAACAAAAAATCGTCCTGTTGCATCAGGAAGAATGTCACCAAATAGAGCGTTATTTGTTGCTAGCATTTTGACAATTATTGGTTTAGTATTGTTATACTTAATCAATCCAAAATCAGCCATGTTTGGCGCTATTTCTATTTTTTTATATACCAGCGTTTACACACCTTTAAAAACATATACACCATTATCGGTTTTCGTAGGTGCATTTCCCGGAGCTATTCCATTCATGTTAGGATGGGTTGCCGCAACCAATGATTTTGGAATCGAAGCCGGAACATTGTTCTTAATTCAATTTTTTTGGCAGTTTCCACATTTTTGGGCAATCGGTTGGTTCCTTTACGAAGACTACGAAAAAGCTGGTTTCTTTATGCTTCCAACAGGAAAAAAAGACACATCTACTGCTTTACAAACATTATTATATAGTGTTTGGTTATTAGTAGCATCGCTTTTACCAGCATTAGGATACACAGGAAGATTATTCATTTCACCAATAGCAGCCATATTAGTTGCAGCAATCGGTTTGTGGATGATATATTACGCCGCAAGACTTTATAAACTAAGAACTGCCAAAGCAGCCAAACAATTAATGTTAGTAAGTGTGTCTTATATTACCTTATTACAATTGATTTATATTTTTGATAAATTTTTAAGATAG
- a CDS encoding mechanosensitive ion channel family protein codes for MNEKETISSFENYLHKITTSLIDYSPKLISALLILIVGLYAIKFINRMIRKLMQKRGFDPTLTQFLEDIFLWAMRILLFVTFISKLGIETSSFVAILGAAGLAVGLSLQGSLSNFAGGMLIIMFKPFRVGHTIEAQGVTGTVREIQIFVTKLTNANNQTIFVPNGILSNGTIINYSMEGNRRADLVFSVSHDTNIKTAKEILMTVMQNNPTVLKNPEPTVIVKNLTDSSVQLAVRPWATLEDFFQMSSDVLEECKEAFEKAGIVVQPYVREASVVRK; via the coding sequence ATGAACGAAAAAGAAACCATATCATCATTTGAAAATTATTTACACAAAATAACAACCTCTTTAATTGATTATTCTCCAAAATTAATTTCTGCACTATTAATTCTGATTGTTGGACTTTATGCTATTAAATTTATCAACAGAATGATTCGGAAATTGATGCAAAAAAGAGGTTTTGACCCAACACTAACTCAATTTTTGGAAGATATTTTTCTTTGGGCAATGCGTATTTTATTGTTTGTGACTTTTATTTCAAAATTAGGCATTGAAACTTCCTCATTTGTGGCAATACTTGGTGCTGCTGGTTTAGCAGTTGGTTTATCATTGCAAGGTTCATTGTCTAATTTTGCAGGTGGTATGTTAATAATTATGTTCAAACCATTCAGGGTTGGCCATACTATTGAAGCGCAAGGCGTCACAGGAACTGTTAGAGAAATTCAAATTTTTGTAACCAAACTAACTAATGCTAATAACCAAACTATTTTTGTGCCCAATGGTATTCTATCAAATGGGACAATAATTAATTACTCTATGGAAGGAAATCGTAGAGCTGATTTGGTTTTTTCAGTTTCACACGATACGAATATTAAAACTGCAAAAGAGATTTTAATGACTGTGATGCAAAACAATCCAACCGTGCTTAAAAATCCTGAGCCAACAGTAATAGTAAAAAACCTGACCGATTCTTCTGTACAATTGGCCGTTAGACCTTGGGCTACATTAGAAGATTTTTTCCAAATGTCGTCGGATGTGTTAGAAGAATGCAAAGAAGCATTTGAAAAAGCTGGAATTGTGGTTCAACCATATGTTCGAGAAGCTTCGGTTGTAAGAAAGTAA